The Oncorhynchus mykiss isolate Arlee chromosome 10, USDA_OmykA_1.1, whole genome shotgun sequence nucleotide sequence gcgaaatgcttgtgcttctagttccgacaatgcagtaataaccaatgaataatctaacctaacaattccaaaactactaccttatacacacaagtgtaaagggataaagaatatgtacataaagatatatgaatgagtgatggtacagaacggcataggcaagatgcagtagatggtatcgagtacagtatatacatatgagatgagtaatgtagggtatgtaaacattatattaagtagcattgtttaaagtggctagtgatatattttacatcaattcccatcaattcccattattaaagtggctggagttgagtcagtgtgttggcagcagccactcaatgttagtggtggctgtttaacagtctgatggtcttgagatagaagctgtttttcagtctctcggtccctgctttgatgcacctgtactgacctcgccttctggatgatagcggggtgaacaggcagtggctcgggtggttgttgtccttgatgatcttaatggccttcctgtgacatcgggttgtgtaggtgtcctggagggcaggtagttttcccccggtgatgcgttgtgcagacctcactaccctctggagagccttacggttgtgggcggagcagttgccgtaccaggcggtgatacagcccgccaggatgctctcgattgtgcatctgtagaagtttgtgagtgcttttggtgacaagccgaatttcttcagctcctgaggttgaagaggcgctgctacgccttcttcacgacgctgtctgtgtgggtggaccaattcagtttgtccatgatgtgtacgccgaggaacttaacttactaccctctccaatactgtcccattgatgtggataggggggtgttccctctgctgtttcctggagtccacaatcatctcctttgttttgttgacattgagtgtgaggttattggggagatgttgttgcctaccctcaccacctgggatcggcccgtcaggaagtccagtaccgagttgcacagggcggggtcgagacccagggtctcgaacttgatgacgagtttggagggtactatggtgttaaatgctgagctgtagttgatgaacagcattctcacataggtattcctcttgtccagatgggttagggcagtgtgcagtgtggttgcgattgcgtcgtctgttgacctatttgggcggtaagcaaattggagtgggtctagggtgtcaggtagggtggaggtgatatggtccttgactagtctctcaaagcacttcatgatgacggaagtgagtgctacggggcggtagtcgtttagctcagttaccttagctttcttgggaacagggagaatggtggccctcttgaagcatgtgggaacagcagactgggataaggattgattgaatatgtccgtaatcTTCAGTATccactgtgtgttttatatattttgtatatagtaAGTATGTGTATGTTTTTAACATTGTTTAATAATTTCCTCCTGTTATTGTCTTAATGAATAACATTATTCTTAAATCTTTGCATATTTAACAGTGTATCAACatatctcctctctccagacTGGTTGACTGTAAAATCACACATGAATCCTGTGAGACTCTGACCTCTGCTCTGCAGACACCAAACTCCCCTCTGAGAGAACTGGACCTCAGCTACAATGACCTGGGAGACAGAGGAGTGGAGATGCTCTGTGTTGGACTAACCAGTCCACTCTGCAACATACAGACACTAGTGTGAGTTAAATATCTTCAGTATGAGTTATTATGTGGATGTTTTAAACATGTGTTAATCATGTGCTCTTCTGCCCTCTAGTCTAGgtcagtgtggtctgacagagGTTTGTTGTTCAGATCTGGCCTCAGTCCTGAGTTCACCTATCTCACAACTGAAACAACTGGAGCTGAGAGACAATGACCTGCAGGACTCAGGAGTTACACTgctgtctgctggactggaggatccagactgtaaactacaCACATTGGGGTAAGTATAGCAGTTTCAATCAGGTCGGTACTGAGCTGAGTTACACTgctgtctgctggactggaggatccagactgtaaactacaCACACTGGGGTAAGTACAGCTGTTTCAGTCAGGTCGGTACTGAGCTGAGTTAAACAAATAATCTAATATTTCATCACAATGTTTGTGTCATGGACAAATGTATGGGTGTCCTACAAGATGATTGACACCAGTACATCAACCTAGACCGCTGTTGTgtctctctgtaggctgtctggctgtctggtcACAGAGGAGGGCTGTGTTGCTCTGTcttcagctctgaggtcaaacccctcccacctgaaagagctggacctgagctacaatcacccaggagTCTCTGCAGGGGGACTGCTTTCAGCTGCTCTGGTGGATCCCACATATAAGCTGATGAAGCTGAAGTAAGTCAGAATAGATGTCCTAATAGTGTGAGCAGCGGTTGtgtcatactgtatgtagtgtagtagggtcagtaacatgaggacatgACGGTAGAATTAAGGGGAAGTTTACTCAGCAGGCTGAGCACTCCAACACAGCATACATCATCACCACATGAATACTCTTCTTCTGCATCTCTGATATCCTGTTGGAATTGTACTCCGTTCTGTATGCAGTAGGTAGGATACTATACCTGTATGTCTCTAGTAATGAATTGTACTCTGTTCTGTATGCAGTAGGGAGGATAGAATACCTGTATGTCTCTAGTAATGAATTGTACTCCGTTCTGTATGCAGTAGGTAGGATAGAATACCTGTATTTCTCTAGTAATGAATTGTACTCTGTTCTGTATGCAGTAGGTAGGATAGAATACCTGTATGTCTCTAGTAATGAATTGTACTCCGTTCTGTATGCAGTAGGTAGGATAGAATACCTGTATGTCTCTAGTAATGAATTGTACTCTGTTCTGTATGCAGTAGGTAGGATAGAATACCTGTATGTCTCTAGTAATGAACTGTACTCCGTTCTGTATGCAGTAGGTAGGATAGTAATGAACTGGGATAGTGCACCAGAACACAACAATATGTTTTACATGTTGACTGCTTTATTAGGTCTTTGTCAGTCAATAACCTGTTTCTCCTACAGTGTGGATCATGGAGGAGAGTGCAGGTTGAAATCAGGGCTGAGGAAATGTAAGTCTCTTCAATCCTAATTAACTGTATATTCAGAACTATAGTAACTAATCAATACTGGTTCTGTTCCTACAATACAACATTTTATATGAAGATGTGGTTTGATTAAACTCTCCGTTTGTCTACAGATGCCTGTTATCTCACCCTGGACCCAAATACAGCACACCCAAACCTGATACTGTCTGAGGGGAACAGGAAGGTGACACAGGTGGTGGAGGACCAGCATTATGAAGACCATCCAGACAGATTGGATCATCCCCAAGTTCTCTGCAGAGAAGGCTTATCTGGAGGTCGTTATtactgggaggtggagagggatggTGACGGGACTTTCATTGGTGTGGCGTACAAAGGAatgaagaggaagggagggaagattGACCGTAGGATTGGACTCAATAGGAAGTCCTGGTGTTTAGTCTGCTATGATAGTGCTTATAACTTTTACCATAATGGAGTCATCAGATACAGTCGACCAGATACTTGTCCTGATTCTGACAGAGTtggagtgtatctggactggccagcTGGTACTTTGTCCTTCTATAGTGTGTCCTCCTCTGGTACACTGACACACCttcacacagaacacaccacatTCACTGAACCCCTCTATCCTGGGTTTATAATGTACTCCTCCGACTACACCTCATTGACCCTGTGTCCGATAGATGACCAACACATTCAGAGGTGAGTCATAGCGATGATTTATCATTTGTTTTCCTCTGGAATCATTCCTACAAttagattagtagtagtggtgtgtattaatgtgttctgttggacctacagacagttagattagtagtagtggtgtgttttaatgggttctgttggacctacagacagttagattagtagtagtggtgtgttgggttctgttggacctacagacagttagattagtagtagtggtgtgttttaatgtgttctgttggacctacagacagttagattagtagtagtggtgtgtattaatgtgttagTAGATTCATGTCCTCTATTTAATTTCAGTCTGTTAAACATCCCCTCTGTAAAGTCATTCTCTCTCTAACCACTACCTGGTACCTGGTGACATCACATCTCTAGGgggaatgtaactcatgatacctggtgacgtcacatctctaggggggaatgtaactcatgatacctggtgacatcacatctctagggggaatgtaactcatgatacctggtgacatcatctctaggggggaatgtaactcatgatacctggtgacgtcacatctctaggggggaatgtaactcatgatacctgtTGACATCATCTCTAGGGgggaatgtaactcatgatacctggtgacttcacatctctaggggggaatgtaactcatgatacctagtgacttcacatctctaggggggaatgtaactcatgatacctggtgacatcacatctctaggggggtatgtaactcatgatacctggtgacatcacatctctaggggggtatgtaactcatgatacctggtgacatcatctctaggggggaatgtaactcatgatacctggtgacgtcacatctctaggggggaatgtaactcatgatacctgtTGACATCATCTCTAGGGgggaatgtaactcatgatacctggtgacttcacatctctaggggggaatgtaactcatgatacctagtgacttcacatctctaggggggaatgtaactcatgatacctggtgacatcacatctctaggggggtatgtaactcatgatacctggtgacatcacatctctaggggggtatgtaactcatgatacctggtgacttCATCTCTAGGGGGGGTATGTAACTCATAATACCTGGTGACTTCATCTCTAGGGGGGTATGTTactcatgatacctggtgacgtcacatctctagggggtatgtaactcatgatacctaGTGACTTCACATCTCTAAGGGGgtatgtaactcatgatacctggtgacttcacatctctaggggggaatgtaactcatgatacctggtgacttCACAACTCTAGGGGGGTATTtaactcatgatacctggtgacatcacatctctaggggggttatgtaactcatgatacctggtgacttCATCTCTAGGGGGGgtatgtaactcatgatacctggtgacttCATCTCTAGGgggaatgtaactcatgatacctaGTGACTTTATCTCTAGGGGTgaatgtaactcatgatacctggtgacttCACATCTATAGGGGGgtatgtaactcatgatacctggaGACTTCATCTCTAGGGgggaatgtaactcatgatacctggtgacatcatctctaggggggaatgtaactcatgatacctggtgacgtcacatctctaggggggaatgtaactcatgatacctgtTGACATCATCTCTAGGGgggaatgtaactcatgatacctggtgacgtcacatctctaggggggaatgtaactcatgatacctggtgacatcacatctctaggggggaatgtaactcatgatacctggtgacttCATCTCTAGGGGGGTATGCaactcatgatacctggtgacttcacatctctaggggggaatgtaactcatgatacctagtgacttcacatctctaggggggaatgtaactcatgatacctggtgacatcacatctctaggggggtatgtaactcatgatacctggtgacatcacatctctaggggggtatgtaactcatgatacctggtgacttCATCTCTAGGGGGGGTATGTAACTCATAATACCTGGTGACTTCATCTCTAGGGGGGTATGTTactcatgatacctggtgacgtcacatctctagggggtatgtaactcatgatacctagtgacttcacatctctaggggggaatgtaactcatgatacctggtgacttCACAACTCTAGGGGGGTATTtaactcatgatacctggtgacatcacatctctaggggggttatgtaactcatgatacctggtgacttCATCTCTAGGGGGGgtatgtaactcatgatacctggtgacttCATCTCTAGGgggaatgtaactcatgatacctaGTGACTTTATCTCTAGGGGTgaatgtaactcatgatacctggtgacttCACATCTATAGGGGGGTATGTAACTCATGATACATGGTGACTTCATCTCTAGGGgggaatgtaactcatgatacctggtgacaTCATCTCTAGGGGGGTATATTactcatgatacctggtgacttCACATCTCTAGGGAGGGGGGgtatgtaactcatgatacctggtgacttCATCTCTAGGGGGTtatgtaactcatgatacctggtgacttCATCTCTAGGGGGGAATGTAACTTATGATACCTTGTGACGTCACATCTCTAGGGGgtatgtaactcatgatacctggtgacgtcacatctctaggggggaatgtaactcatgatacctaGTGACTTCACATCTCTAAGGGGgtatgtaactcatgatacctggtgacttcacatctctaggggggaatgtaactcatgatacctagtgacttcacatctctaggggggaatgtaactcatgatacctggtgacttcatctctaggggggaatgtaactcatgatacctagtgacttcacatctctaggggggaatgtaactcatgatacctggtgacttcacatctctaggggggaatgtaactcatgatacctggtgacttCACCTCACTAAGGGCTATGCAATGTCACCTGTAATGTCACCATTAGTATTGACTTCATGGAAGTtgacatagtgggttatgtcacatttaGGCAATGCACCCTACATAGGGAGCTAGTCTGTCACCCTTTATACATACTTTGTACTGCTTATGAAGACTGTATGTATGCTATATAAAGCCTGTGTAAGTTGCATTTAGTTTAATCACAGTCTATCCTTCTGCTTTAccaacaccagagaccatggtggagagagttggatcaaacctggacctgaggacaccagagaccacggtggagagagttggatcaaacctggacctgaggacaccagagaccatggtggagagagttggatcaaacctggacctgaggacaccagagaccatggtggagagagttggatcAAGCCTGAACCTGaagacaccagagaccatggtggagagagttgtatcaagcctggacctgaggacaccagagaccatggtggagagtgtTGGATCAAgtctggacctgaggacaccagagaccatggtggagagtgttgtatcaagcctggacctgaggacaccagagaccatggtggagagagttggatcaagcctggacctgaggacaccagagaccatggtggagagagttgtatcaagcctggacctgaggacaccagagaccatggtggagagagttgtatcaagcctggacctgaggacaccagagaccatggtggagagtgttggatcaagcctggacctgaggacaccagagaccatggtggagagagttgtatcaagcctagacctgaggacaccagagaccatggtggagagtgttggatcaagcctggacctgagaaATGTGAGTGTTATCTGATAATTGTTTATGACTCAAAATATTTTTAAAGCGTTCATTACAGTTGATTCCCAGGCAAGGAACACAGTCATGATCTATTTGGTCCCCAAAAAATTAAAGGTAGAGTCAGCGATATGACgtagatgcacaaagtaaatcgcatagtgggtcaattttctacaacaactaagagcgttgtAACACGATGCTaaacttctctgctgttttggtcccgtgGCTACCACACCGTAAGAGAGTGAAGAGAACCCACGCACATgggcagatactgtgtgtgactgtgtgagagagaagtcAGGCATCTTGCTCATCACaatatctgtggtgctgctcgTACATCATCATTTAGCTGACTCTACCTTTAAGCTCTCATCCTAGAATCTACCAGAAATCAGACCCCCAACATCTACAAAACACGGACCAGAACGATGTTGTTTCCTGCTTCCACAAACATTAATTAATATAACACTTATGTCAGATTATGGTCTGCTAATGAGTGTACATTCTGAGACTGTTGCTTAGTTTTATTCATTTTATTACAAGTCTATTTAATAATTATTAATTCATTATTACATGAGATTGTCCGTTTTAAATAACTAATTTTTCCTTCAGGGATTCCTCAGACCTGTAAGACTTGTGACCATGTTGAGGTAAGTAATAATGTCAATTCTTACTTTTACATACCTGCAGGAGTCAGGCACAGTCTCAAAGCCAGGTGTGTACTGACCAACCATTCATACTGGGATATAGACAGTCCTGTGTTCTgctttagtaatataaacacagaCTCTAAGCCAGGTGTGTACTGACCAACCATTCATACTGGGATATAGACAGTCCTGTGTTCTGCTTTAGTAATATTAACACAGTCTCAAAGCCAGGTGTGTACTGACCAACCATTCATACTTGGATATAGACAGTCCTGTGTTCTGCTTGGAGGCATGCAGGACTTTAGCTGTTGTCATATTTTGTCATTAGACATTTTAATTGATAAATCCCCAGCATTCCATGTAACATTGAATAAATATATTTGATGAGTTACTTTGGTaatgggccagtttcccagacacattaAGTCTAGTCCTGGACCTTAAAGAACTTTCTATTGAAACttccattgagcatgctttttagtccagcacTAGACtcaatctgtgtccaggaaacaggCCCCATATGTATTACTGACATGCTTGTCCTTGTTCAGGACTCCACACACTGGCTTCAGATTGAACCCTTGACTTCCACTGTCCAGGGAGTGACAATGTTCAGGTAAAATAACTACTTGTAACATTTCATTCCACCTGCTAGTGTATTTCCCCATTACCTTTGGGAATAGTCTTCTAATCCAACCTCTCCATTTGATGATTGACCCTCTCTACCATATCTTGTTGTTGCTCTCAGACACAGGACACCCAAAGGGAGTTATGAGTGCACAGTGTCTGGGCTCCGCtggctgtgtgagagagatgtcaTTCTGAAGTATCACTTCAGGAACTGGGAACCCTACAGTCAACTTCTGAAAGACATGCAGTACACACAAGGTGGTCCATTGCTGGACATCACTATGGAGTTAGGTGAACTGGAGGAAGTTCATCTGCCACACTTTGTCTGTTTAGGTAAAACCATATAGAAATAGTATTCAGAAAGTCATTTCCATGTAACTGAGTTTCACTTCCTGAATGAATTAACTATTCTGGGAGTTTGAGTTTACTGTGATCTGGTACTGCATATTCTGTGTGTTTTAGTTGGATGAATAATACAATatttgtctttctgtcttctttgtattgtgttgttcagGGACCAACCCTTCCCTGAGGAATGAGATGAAGATTCTTCATGTAGAGGAACATGGAGTGTCTTTAGAGGAAGTGCATGAGGTCACCAGATTCCATGTTAAGATTCTCCATCCCAAGTTCTCAGCTATCTCTGTTATATGGAAATCACTGTCTCGTAAGAAAGATGTCCACTGTGACGTGGTCCTCTACATGGCAGTAAAAAAGTCAACAGTCATTTCAAGGCTGTACCTGCTCCTCAGAAACTCCAGTCAGAAAGAGGTGAGCCACTATCACTGAAGTGACAACAGGATGTTGAAACTTACTGAAGGAAAGATGATAGTTTGTTGAAAATCTCTAGATTACAAAGACAACATGCAGCTCTGTGAGAAATATTTTTCTGTCTCATTCATTTGAAGAGCCAGTAGAAGGCCCTCTTCCCTCTGGTCGAGGGAGAAACCAATGCCCGGGGCAGTGAATGGGACATTGCCCTGAGTAGGGCGCTCTCTTTCAGATTGCATGTTAAACGGGTGGCCTCTCCATGGTCActgaagatcccatggcacttatcgtaagagtagggatgttaaccccggtgtcctgactctccatggtcactaaagatcccatggcacttatcgtaagagtggGGATGTTAACCCCGGGGTCCTGACTCTCCATGGTCActgaagatcccatggcacttatcgtaagagtagggatgttaaccccggtgtcctggctaaactCTCAATCtgaccctcataccatcatggctacctaatcatccccagcttccaattggctcattttccccctctcctctcccctgtaactcttctccaggtcgttgctgtaaaagAGAATctcttctcagtcaacttacctggtacaCCTTTAAAATAATATCCTGGTAAAATAGGGATCGTAAAAGcatacacattttttgttgttgacaaaaATGGATTGCTCAGTGAGCTGCATGTTGTGTGAATTACGAGACTACATTGTTCTGACTGACTACTACATTGCTCATTTTGTAGGCTGTTCAGGAACGGGAGAAAAATCAGGTGTCCAAAGGATTTTCAGAATTCGTCCTGTCAAGTCCAAACGGGTCCTTAAAGCTAAACAGTTGGTTTGCGTTCAAGAATCCCCGCTCCACGTCCATCAATCCAGAGGTGTAGTTTTATCAGGCTGAGGACATGAATCTGTCATATTGTATATGAATAACTGGAATATCAttctatttcactctctctttctctctctgtctgttgtctcAATCGTTGCACCATATGGCCTCCTACAGAAGATTCAGCTGTTACCTGCAGACACCACACCAAGCTGTTGCCAGATGATAATGGGAAACACAGGGGTGGACATTGAGATGGAGTTAATCGGGGATGATGAGAGGACAGTATGGAAATCAGTGTTATCAAAAGGTAAGAAATACTAGACATGAACAGTATGTCAATCATCAATGTCCTTTTCTAACAGatgctattaaaatgttttatgataTTTTCTATTGTTTGTTTTTCAGATGTGTACAGCAACGACTCTCATCCACCATGTAGGTTTGTTTTTGTGGACGAGGTTTATAAAATGGCTTATAGAGCTAACATCTCTTCAAGTTGGGAAGAAGGACactgatgaaggtcttcatgagtcgtgttcagtggggtgatgaaggtcttcatgagtcgtgttcagtggggtgatgaaggtcttcatgagtcgtgttcagtggggtgatgaaggtcttcatgagtcatgttcagtggggtgatgaaggtcttcatgagtcgtgttcagtgaggtgatgaaggtcttcatgagtcgtgttcagtggggtgatgaaggtcttcatgagtcatgttcagtggggtgatgaaggtcttcatgagtcgtgttcagtggggtgatgaaggtcttcatgagtcgtgttcagtggggtgatgaaggtcttcatg carries:
- the LOC110528615 gene encoding NACHT, LRR and PYD domains-containing protein 1 homolog; amino-acid sequence: MFRHRTPKGSYECTVSGLRWLCERDVILKYHFRNWEPYSQLLKDMQYTQGGPLLDITMELGELEEVHLPHFVCLGTNPSLRNEMKILHVEEHGVSLEEVHEVTRFHVKILHPKFSAISVIWKSLSRKKDVHCDVVLYMAVKKSTVISRLYLLLRNSSQKEAVQEREKNQVSKGFSEFVLSSPNGSLKLNSWFAFKNPRSTSINPEKIQLLPADTTPSCCQMIMGNTGVDIEMELIGDDERTVWKSVLSKDVYSNDSHPPSLTLLGIPAEEFLQKHRAELIQGVKNPKPIADVLRSKSMIGDEEYSRITSETTEQERMRELLNAVLPKGPEVMGACLKALSEHERHLVKYLSESST